agacaggcgcggaaggggtggaacacttaggggacagccgaggggagacccaagtcgtgaccgctgctattactgtgaggagttgggacactgggccaaagactgtccacacagacagggacagtatgcccgaggacgtgcagcgtctggtccacggagggcttcctcccgccccccaggacctccattcactggacagtttcctgtttccggctgggaacagtgggattgtgacttctcacaacaatgacacaccccacagagcagctcagattacatcggcacggcagaatactggggagagacatcctgaaactccccagaacccaggaatcctttctgcctacctgcggtggaagccctggatagcgcaggtcgaaccatatgtttctccccctgaccccctcatgtgactctattttatgacaggcagcaaactgattggtaccatgagaagtttgcgcactccctagagggacaggactggtctattacagtccgagacatttttgtggcacctgagggcgtggcagccggtgtggacctcactccagaacaaatgtcttggtacatgatgagtgacgaagggcatccccacgtctcattagccgtacatccaaaccaccaggccaaagaactaggtggcatggttaaacgtgccatggggcaatcagactggcaacccacacctttacctcaaatcatgtattctccatctgctaaagcatacaaaataactgtttcaactatgaacactgtcactctggcacatgaactgcttgctagacatcatggtagagagaaaactgatcatcctctggcacaggctgtgattgacagcttgccaccacatttatgggcagacggccccactgacgtgggtctggtggactgtgaacctgtgacgtttcagattaacacaccaggccctttatggataccacagtatccacacaagccagcagccggagctggcattgcagatactattcatggactttttgaaaatggcgtgctggaactctctcactcagactggaatactcccatcctacctgtagaaaagaaagggacaggtaaatatcgcatggcacatgatctgagggacattaacgctgtactgtcaacccccacggtaccagttccgaatccatacgtggcattggcccaactggatccttcacagagctggttcacctgcatagatttagctaatgctttcttttgtctccctctggcacctgaatgcagagacattttctcattcacatatcagggaacacagtatcgctacaccaggctacctcaagggtttgcgctctcccccggtatttttaatcaggttttgaaacagatactcagtcactgcaccctcccagaaaacactacactcattcagtacgttgatgaccttcttatcgcagctccaacggcagcaatctgcctggatgccacgcaggctgttttgcaacatctggccaaagctggttttaaggtcagcaaatctaaactccaattagtcaggaaacaagttgctttcttaggacgcattgtttcacaaaagggagtcagcatatcgccttcgcacaaatctaccattttgcatcatccgcgtcctgacaaagtgaaggacatgctctcatttctcggtctgactggctacagtagaaactttgttgctaactacactggcctcacacaacctctcagagaccttgtcaaagaacatggcatgcgtaatgtgtcagctcgcctaaattggacgcaggccgcggaacaagcattcattgctcttaaacaatctttggccactgcagcagaactagcctcacctgattacactttacctttctatttggatgtctctggaacggatgcctgcatcaatggcatcctgttccagagaaaagggggagagagagtaatactgatgtacatcggtgcccccctggacaacatggagaaaagacaccctcagtgcacacaacacgcagcaggaatagctaagctaattcaaaaaaccgcacacatggtcatgggacaccagctgtatgtactgacaacacatagtgtagtggcatatgtaaactcagagacattcacactcacctcattgagacagaggaggttgagcaagattttagaagcaccaaacatcaccttcacacatgagggcatcaacatggcagaccagataggagctggagagccacacacatgtgtagagagggtaaccagagaagaaaaggtcagagtcgatttacaagccacacctctttcacaggccagaaatctgttcacagatgggtgctgtcttagacatgacacagaaggactcagagcagcatacgcagttgttgaagacacaggggaagaaatgagaacactgaaagcagaaagattagagggacagcagtcagcgcagagagccgaggtgagggcagtgattgaggcactaaagataggtcgaggacaggacatcaatgtttttactgactcagcatatgcggcaggagcagtgcatgtggaattagggcaatggctgagagcaggttttctcactgcaactaacaaacctatacggcatgaggctgaaatgagagagcttgctgaagctctgttgttgcctagcaaagtggctgtgattaagtgcaaaggtcatggagcaggaactgacagggtcacaagaggaaacaatgcagcagatcaggcagcaaaacaggcagcaggctatgttgagcgaatgatttttatgtgttcagaaacagacttgcctccccctgttgattggactgatttgatgcaattgcaaaacaaagcctctccacaggaaaaaaacactgtggaaagctagaggggcgactgacacaggaggagtatggagagggcctgacggacgccccatactgccacctggactgagacagactgccatggaggaagcgcatggggtaggccatgtggggtgtcgtgacaaactgtcattaaatttctgattaacacttACATTCCTAGACATGGTtaaccgaaaaaaaaaaaaaaagaagcatgcttttggtactgtttatcatccacaatctcaaggaaaggtggaaaggatgaatcaaacctaaaacaaaaattggctaaaatctgtgcacagaccaaatttatatgggttcaagtattatctattgtattgatgttctggtaataacgccatataatctacaccctatgagcttcttacaggtcgacagtttcctggaccagctggccggctgagactgaagaagcatgcagtatggtattaatataaaccataatataatgaatttgaagctttggtgttagaatttgtattacaggagaaaggagagatggtgagtccagaaggagccacacacagccgagtgggtcctcctgaaggtgataaaaggaagtggtcggagaacgaggtggacaggtccctatcaggtgacggaacgcacctctcacgcggttcggctgagaggaaagggggacacctggtatcactggagccagtgcgcaggcgcagaggagcctcaacgctctctacaggacgtccaaactgatctgagggcacagaagtctgaatcggctgattcagacacagatcctgtcacaaaaggggcagaataatcccctgacagagatcaagggtcccgggtagtctaaccccagggatccgaagaaagaagacacatcctgaggacgagaggaccagaggacctgacgggggctggatggacgaggcagacggaccgAGACCCACCCGTGGACGGCTGAATGACAcacttttgaacattcttactgtaggataattttcattatatttgagttgttaggagtatctgggggcgggaacggtgaaagaccgaccgattaaaatacccccacatactatgatgtataacatgtatttgttttcttgttaggataaccatattagggttgttcataatttttttgatctattggttacactgcgagttccctggacagaggtgtaatactacatattcatttttatattaatctttatactgttctacttgttacttatattattcttatattatcccattgttggcagaagacttggaggacgatctgattttcaatgcagggatttaaacgttgccatcacgtttcgttttatgcacacacatgatatgtttttaatacactacattctcacagagtttttcttttttgcaccttcatttatggttttgacacacatacgcacacgccgggtgtttggacatttactcacagtgttgttatatatagatgtcacttttacccatagttttgtttgattacacacagtgttttctatctgctgatgtgaccgtttgttgtttcttttgcttattttgtgttggactcttagtagagtccaaaagggggaattgtgggaatatatggtcaaacttggtcaaaatatatgtttgtttgcacatatggtaaaagtgtatggttgctcatagatcgagacctctgactgaggtcataaagcattctgatgtttaatggttagtttagaaattcgaactgcaaaccccttagtggacccaaagatgaaaacacaagcttgccaaagagataagatgtactcaaggccgtaacaggaggatctgtgagaacacacacacaccctcacatcaaagatgtgagtgggagaacttcaatgtcttttagtttcgtatacgccctccaccttgtgattattgaatatgcatgtttcactgaaaaacattaccttttatgcctttctatgtaaatgtaaccacaccttgttgtgagattaataaaacgagcctaatgcatgggacagacagaatgcaaatggtcagctgcaggagcagatcgaggggtctgtattgagctgtgcattctccctttataaaggcgaaactgaaactgatcagtactggttttcattcaatgttctgtgcttcggggacggagtctgggaatccgggttgaccagattaggtcacaacaccACCtaaaaaacattgctaggatcaagggctttctgtcccaacaagacagagaaaaacttcatgcattcattttcagtaggctagattactgtaacggcgtcctcacaggtattagcaaaaaatcagtcaggcagctgcagctggtccaaaatactgctgctagagttctgagtaacaccaggaaactggaccacatcacaccggtcctcaaatcactgcactggcttcctgtggttcaaaggatccatttcaaaactttCCTCCTGgtttacaaagcactgaatggtcttggaccaaaacacatcctggacttattggttccctatgaaccatccagacccctgagatcatcaggcaCAGGCCTACTgcgtgtacccagggtcaggaccaaacagagtgaagaagGATTCAGTTGTTCTGTCactttaagtcaggcctgaaaacactgtttactGCAGTTCTCTAAAAATTCTCTAACTCTGCTCAtgtaatcatcctgattttatttgatgattttattctttttatgattgaatttccttcttaatttaatgttttaaaatgtttttattctgtgatttcatcctatgtaaagcactctgaattgccttgtgtatgaattgtgctatataaataaagcttgccttgccaaAAGCTGCTGTTGCATTTCTAAAGAAGAACAGGTTGAAGGTGATTAAACGGCCGAGTATGTCTCCTGATCTGAACCCAGTCAACACCTGTGGGGAATTCTGAAGCCACAAGTTGAGCATCGCTCTCCATCCAGCATCCAGGCTCTAAAAGAGGTTATTCTTGAAGAATGGAAAAAGACAGATGTTGCAATATGTCACCAACTTGTTCATTCCATGCCTAGAAAACTTGGTGCTGTCCTTAAAAATCACGGTGCTCATACAAAACACTAGATGTAGCAGGTTTTGTTGTGTGGTGTACTCATTTTTGCTTCAACCAATTTGAataaagctgaacattttgtgATGTAAGTTAGATTATTAACCTTAACTTCATGTTATGGAGTTAAATAAGTGTTCAATAAAACTGAACACTTATTTAACTCCAGCTACTGATTAAATTTGTACTTTTTAAAGGGGGTGTACTCATTTATGCCGAGCACTGTGAGTCTGTTAGTGACATTAAATGtggtatataaataaaagagacaacacaaaaacagatcatGAATGtctgaaaaagatgaatgatgtctgacactgacagcagtgctgaagcAGTCCACATCTACATGAagtttaaaggagaaaataaaacagctgagcaGAACAGAGTTCCTGTCAAAATGAGCTTCATGATAGAAAGTTGTATCGTCTGCATAACACAacactttgtatgtttttagaacacatttaaaatcaacattttaaagagtAGAAATCAACACTGAGACTTTTTTAGATCATCAGTcagttcatttccatagagagccactttgcatcagcagcagcatgctccagtgctctgacagactttatagtcctgacagctgaacactggaagactgacagctgtccttcatcacagcacaaatcctcctcatcagaaacatgactctgacctgcatcctggtctggactctcctctgctgctgcttcacaggtaaagtccagagaatcaaagtcctctgtcaacatccgtccctctgacgtgaagacactgctttatgtctctgtctctgtgtcctcagagtccagaggacaggtcacagtgactcagtctgcagcacagacatcTGCTCCAGGAGAAACCGTCACCATCAAATGTTCCACCAGTCAGGATGTTTATTATGGTTATGCCTTatcctggtaccaacagaaagaaccagcagctcaTAAACTGCTCATTTATCGAACAGATCACAGAGCATCAGAGATTCCAGATagtttttcaggcagtggatcaaagtctaaattcactctgaccatcagaggagttcaggctgaagatgcagcagtttattactgtcagagttaTCATGTAATCAACAGTCAGcgagtgttcacacagtgaaaaagagtcgtacaaaaacctcccacagctaaagaggaactgactgctgcagcttctgcacatagtgacacacttcagtgaacacacacacacacacacacacactcactaaaaCTAATTTAAAACTTGCTGATTTTAATAACCCACGTCTCATATCCAATCTTCCATTTCTTCTTGAAAACATTGGTGCTTCTGAACTTCATGCTCACCtcactgaaaataaacacaaatgtggcCCATTGATTGAAATAAGATTTGTTCATTTGCACACAAAAAGTGATTTTCCTAACAAATTCATTCAAGTCCATGTTGCAAAAATGAGTACACCCCAATTATAGTCTTAGGgaaaaagccacatttaaaactaCAAAATTCTAATGAACAGGCATTCAACCACAGGTGAGTCTAATGATTTATTTGAGAGGTGTCCAGCAGACAGGTGACTATAAAAGGCTGTCAGCAATGGCTCCCTATGGAAGatatgaaaatgtttctttacaaaaaaaggTGAGGGCTACAAGAAGATCAGCAAAGCTTCACATATCtgtcaaaatactgcagcaaaaGTGATCCAAACATTTAAGAAATGAGAGGGGTTGAAGAAAATCGCCAGCAAGTTCACTGCAGTTAGCTAAAGCAGTAGAAAGCAACTGGAGTGACTGTTtgctgaaaaagatgaagactACTGGGACTCTATACTCTGGAGGGATGAGACAAAGATCACTGTTTTTGGAACGAATGGTTTTAAACCTGCATGGCTTCATAAAGGTGAGGATTTCAAAGAAGAATGCATGGTGCCTACAGTGAaccatggtggtggcagtgtccTCATGTGGGGCTGCAtgagtgctgctggtgttgggGTCAGGGTTGCCAGATCTGAGTGACAGTTTCCAGCCCAAACTGAACGTAAAACCCGCCCAATGCGAAAAACAACAGCCCAAATCACAACCTCCCTAGAATCTTAACGTTCAGACTGCCATATGCAAGAAAAACACGTCATAAGCACACGTAACTTTGCTGTAGCTCTAAATAACTAaacaaagtaacacaaacaagcaaagagTGCAATCAGGCAACAGCATAGACTGACCATTCAATACCAACAGACATGTGATTAACCCAACACTAGAATCCAACTTACTGTAAAATAATGCAGGCAGAATCTCAATGACTAGAACCCTGCCCTCACCTAAAGGTGCACATtgtgcgctcacacacacacagggacatgaGTGTAGGTCTATCAAACGTTTCTCTCTAACATGTTCATCAGGTGAATGAATCAGTCATTATTACTTCGTCACAGTGATTCAGTTCAGACAGAACAGCACAGTGTTCCGTTCATGGAAATGACCTGtgctcagcagcagtgtttatcTGTGAGCTTCTCTTGGACTGAACACTGAGGATCAGGCCACCGTCAGTAAAAGCCAGGTCAGCGGGCTGATACGTCAAAACCTCCAACAACTGCCGGTCTGAGTGTGGCTGATGTTTATGTTCATGTAGATTGGTTGACCTCTTCACTCCACTGACCAGTAAGATTTCATGTTGCCATTGGACCAATGACCGTCATGCTTGATGCCACTCGATCAATTTAAAACAGACTGATAATATGAGGGGGAGGGCACCAccgtttttatttaaattaatcaaATGATATTTACTTTTTGCATAAAATGACAACTCGgatattttctaaaaaaaatgccattttttttagCAAAACGTGTTTAAAAGAAGCGGAAGCACAAATTGAGCATCACTCTCCATCCAGCATCCAGGCTCTGAAAGAGGTTATTCTTGAAGAATGGAAAAAGACAGATGTTGTAATATGTCACCAACTTGTTCATTCCATGCCTAGAAGACCTGGAGCTCAAAGCTCGCTGCCTTCAAACTGCAGACTTCCCAGACGACCACACAGGAGaaaatactgcagccagcctgagagagaggcaaaccagctttccatcatttccatagagagccactttgcatcagcagcagcatgctccagtgctctgacagactttatagtcctgacagctgaacactggatgactgacagctgtccttcatcacagcacaaaccctcctcatcagaaacatgactctgacctgcgtcctggtctggactctcctctgctgctgcttcacaggtaaagtccagagaatcaaagtcctctgtcaacatccgtccctctgacgtgaagacgctgctttatgtctctgtctctgtgtcctcagagtccagaggacaggtcacagtgactcagtctgcagcacagagatctgctccaggaggcaccgtcaccatcacatgTTCCACCAGGCGAGACTCCTTatcctggtaccaacagaaagaactAGGAGCTCCTAAACtgatcattcattcatcaacTCTCAGAGAATCAGGGATTCCAGatcgtttttcaggcagtggatcagactctgacttcactctgaccatcagaggagttcaagctgaagatgcagcagtttattactgtatgaGTTATAATAGCATCAACAGTCaagctgtgttcacacagtgaaaaagagtcgtacaaaaacctcccacagctaaagaggaactgtTCATCACCAGCTAGAATCTTCTGCACATAGTGACACacttcactgaacacacacacacttgcctgTCACCTACATTTCCAACATCCATCCACCAATATAACCACCATCTCTCCTCTGACAGGCTGAAACAAAAACCCAGCAGAGGGACTGAAAGGCAGCAGTCCTccaggtcagagcagcagcaggtcacagagaGCCATCTTTACAAAGACCTGCTCATAAAGACTCAGTCAGGTGAGATCTGAAGACGAAGAAGCAGACAGGATGTTGGACTCCCCCTTTTCCTTCCTGCAAGAGGATTctatctattaacccgctttgtcgTACAGTTTTGGGTAcaagaggccctgggttcaAAACGCGGgcgagtgcacacacacacacacaccagttatGGCTTCGGTCGCAGACCAATCAGGATGTAAATGAGTTTTTCTGGCTTTTGCCCAAGCCAGATTACGCTCATGTCACAAATTTGACAGTTCAGGAGTAAACCAAGCATTGTTCCGTCCCTTTACTC
This region of Parambassis ranga chromosome 2, fParRan2.1, whole genome shotgun sequence genomic DNA includes:
- the LOC114445108 gene encoding immunoglobulin kappa light chain-like; translation: MTLTCILVWTLLCCCFTESRGQVTVTQSAAQTSAPGETVTIKCSTSQDVYYGYALSWYQQKEPAAHKLLIYRTDHRASEIPDSFSGSGSKSKFTLTIRGVQAEDAAVYYCQSYHMTLTCVLVWTLLCCCFTESRGQVTVTQSAAQRSAPGGTVTITCSTRRDSLSWYQQKELGAPKLIIHSSTLRESGIPDRFSGSGSDSDFTLTIRGVQAEDAAVYYCMSYNSINSQAVFTFGGGTRLDVGVGPVPPSLTVLPPSKEELQKGQATLLCLADRGFPSDWTLSWKVDQQNRDSSEQSRSTALLQDDGRYSWSSTLRLSVDQWRTAGSVTCEARQGSQSPVIHTLSTNQCSQS